In the Campylobacter sputorum subsp. sputorum genome, GATAAACTAATATATCTTGAAGATATTGCAAAAAGTATAGAGAAAAAAGATAAAATTTTATCATTTTTAAAAGCATTTTTTATGCCAGCATGGCTTATAAAACTTACACATTTTGAGCCAGTTGATATAGGAGAGACTGCCACAATTGTTTTTAGTAGCGGCAGTGAGGGTGAGCCAAAGAGTATAAAAATAACACATAGAAATTTAATGGCAAATATTAAGCAAATTGCTGGTGTTTTAAACAAACAAAAAAGTGATGTTATGATGGCTACTTTACCACTTTTTCACTCTTTTGGTATAACAGTTACTACATTTTTACCACTAACAGAAGGTATAATGAGCGTGCATATACCAGATCCAACAGATAGCTCAACTATCGGTAATATGGCTGCAAAATATAACGCAACTATACTTCTTGGAACTTCAACATTTTTTAGACTTTATAATAAAAGCAAAAAAATAAATCCTTTAATGTTTGCCAATCTTAGGATAGTGGTAGCAGGAGCTGAAAAGCTAAAAGAAGATATCAAAAAAGAATTTAAGATGAAATTTGGTCATGAAATTTATGAGGGTTATGGAACTACAGAAACTACGCCTGTAGTTAGTTGCAATATGCCAAACTCATTAGATCCTGACTTTTTTACCGAACTTGTCTTTAATAAGCCTGGAACTGTTGGCTTGCCACTTCCTGGAACTGTTATAAAGATAGTTGATCCAAAAACATTAGAAGAATTAGACATAGGCGAAGAAGGATTAATCCTTATAGGCGGTCATCAAGTAATGGAAGGCTATTATGATGATGTGGCAAAGACATCAGATGTTATTGTTAAGATAGATGGGATTAGATACTATAAAAGCGGCGATATAGGTTTGCTTGATAAAGACGGTTTTTTAAAAATTACAGATAGAGTTTCAAGATTTGCTAAAATTGGCGGCGAGATGATAAGTTTAGCTAGTGTTGAAGAAAAGGTATCAAATGCATTAGGAGAAGATATAGAGGCTATTTGTGTTAGCGTAGAAGATGATAAAAAGGGCGAAAAGATAGTTCTTTTATATAAAGGGGAAATTTTGCCAAATGAAGTAGGTTTAAAACTTAGGGCTTCACATGTGCCTCCATTAATGCTTCCATCTTCTATATATAATCTTGAAGAGATGCCACTTCTTGGAAGCGGAAAAGTGGATTTAAAAGCCGCTAAAAATCTAGCAAAAACACTAGAATCCAAAGAGTAAAAATTTATTTTACTCTTTGTATGGAATTTTATCTTTAAAACCAGCTTTTTTAAAGCCATTTAGTCTAAGCCTACAACTATCACACTTGCCACACGCCTTATCTTCACTCTCATAACAGCTCCAAGTTAATTCTAATGGCACATTTAAAGATATTGCTTTTTTTACGATATCTGCTTTACTAAGATGAACAAGAGGTGTAACAATCTTTGTATCTTTTGTGCCTCTTCCTAAATTTATACTAAGCTGCATACTTTTTATAAATTCTTCACTACAATCAGGGTATCCGCTACTATCTTCTTCAACAACGCCTATAAATATCGCATCGCAATTCTCTTTTTGAGCAAGTGCTGCTGCGATAGATAAAAAAACCCCATTTCTAAAAGGGACATAGGTTATTGGTATATCATCACTAATGCCTGTTTTTGGGATTTCTAAATTTGTATCAGTTAATGCATTGGCACCGATTTGTGATATAAAACTAACATCTAAAATTTCTCTTTTTTTGATGTTTAAATCATTGCATATTTTGTTAAAACACTCTCTTTCTTTATTCATAGTTCTTTGATTGTAATCAAAGTGAAGTGCAACTATCTCATAACCCTCATTTTTTGCCATATATGCACAAAGTGTGCTATCCATTCCGCCACTTATAATACAAAGTGCTTTTTTCATATTATTCCTATTGTTAAATTTAATAAAAATTATAGTAAAATTTACTTTAAAAGGTGTAAAAATGATTATTTGTGATGATAAATACCCTAAAATTTTAGATGAAATTTTAAAATTTTTAAGCAATGATGATGTCGAATTAGTATTTGTTGATTGCGATGAAATGCGTAGAATAAACAAAGAAAATAGAAATATAGACAAAACTACGGATGTTTTGAGTTTTCCTTTGGAGTTTGTTTATGGTTCAGTTTTAGGAAGTATAGTTATAAATTTGGATTTAGTTAGCAAAAAGGCAAGTGAGCTAAAACATACAAATGATGATGAAATAGCACTTCTTTTTATACATGGATTACTTCATATTTTAGGCTTTGATCACGAGATAGATAGTGGCGAAATGAGACAACAAGAAGCTAAAATTATAGAGCATTTTAACTTGCCGCCAAGTCTTATAGTTCGCACACAAGGATAGTTTAAAAAAGTATATGGTAAAATCCAAATTTTGGTCCCGTAGCTCAGTTGGTAGAGCACTACCTTGACATGGTAGTGGTCGATGGTTCGAGTCCATTCGGGGCCACCAATCCAAATTCAACACAATTCAAACAAATACAAAAAAGCCACTGATAATTCTTTTATAAGCTAATATAATATAAACTAATTCAACCAAATATAAGATTTAGGGTTGCCTAGAATAAAAAATCATCTATTTTATAATGATTTAGGTAACCCTACAGCCTTTAAAATTAAGTCGTCTAATAAATAATTTAAGTGAAATACTTAGCAAGAATATAACAGAGATTTTTAATGCAAAATGAAAGTAAAATGAAATATTTCACTAAATGGCACAAATTTTAAGCAAAAGAATAGATTTATTTTATTTTGATAAAATCAGACAAAATTATTAAGGTGGTGTAGAATGAAAACCATAACCATACAAGCAAATAATAGCCTAATAACTGAAATTATCGCAGTAGCTCAAGCACTAGCAAAAACAAAAGGCGAAACGCTAAACATAGATACTAAAGGCGATTATTTTGATAATCTTAACCCCTCGAGCTTAGAAGTCATAAAAAAAGAGATGAATGCAAGAGCGGAGGCATACTACAAAGGCACCCTAAAAACATCAAGTTTTGAAGAGTTAAAGGCGAAATCTGAAAAATGGTAATAAAGCAAGATGACCGCTTTAAAACAGAGTTAAAAGGCATTTTTGATTACATCGCTAAAGATAGCAGACAAAGAGCTGTTAAATTTAAAAGTGATTTATTTACAAAAATAGATAATTTAAAAGACAATCCTAAAGAGTATCGAGCTAGTTATTACATTGACAACCCAAATGCTAGAGATTTGATATTCAAAGGTTATACAATTCCTTACTTAGTAGATGATGAGGTAATTATTATATTAGGTATTTTTAAATCTAATTTATGGAAGTAAAAATAATAAAAGGACTACAATGCAAACTATAACTATACACACAAATGCAGATAAAAGCATAATAGAAGCTATAAAAACGCTTATCCTTGCAAGTGATAAAGAAGCTATTATTAACGAGTTTAAAAGCGATTATAAACTAAGTAAAGATGATACACAAGACTTTTTAAACACTTACGAGCTTTACAAAAAAAATAAATTAGATTTTATGTCTAGTGATGAGTTTAAAAATGATTTATTAGCTAATGGCTACAAATGGAAATAAGATATTCAAAGAAGTTTAATACTGAACTTAAAAATATACTTGATTTTATATCACTTGACAGCAAAGAAAGAGCCGTTAATTTTGCAAGGGATTTAAATAATAGGATTTTAGATGCTACTTTTATGCCTTATAGATTTAGCAAAAATAAAATTATTAATGATGAAAATATAAGAGATTTGATATTTAAAAATTATGTTATACCATTTGCTATAAAAAATAATTGTATAGAGATATTAGGAATTTACAAAAATAACATTTGGAAACCTTAATTTAAGTTTTATATAAAAATACACTCATTTTTTATCAATTCTTAAATAAAAAAACTACTTTTTAGCATGTTTAAGTTTGCTAAACTTAAAATAAAAAGCTTAACCATTCCAAAAGATGGATTTATTGGGATTGTATTAAAAAAAGTTTGAAAAGTGTAATTTTCATAACTATTTTTTATATACTCAAAAACTTAATTTTAAAATATAATTTTAAGGTTGCCTGTAGGGTTACCAAATAATTATTTTTTAATATTATATAATCAAAAGCCAATAAAATCGGTATTGTATAATATGATATAAAGTCCATTCGGAGCCACCATTTTATTTTTTTAATATATTCCTTTGCCAATCTCAACTCTGGCCTTAGCAAGTTTTATCAGCACACTTTCTCTACCAACACCTAGGATTTTCTCTCTTAGTTCTTTGACATCTTTATGAGATGGTGCCTTGGCGTGGACTGTTTCATTACGTAAGCCTTGCAAATCTGTGATGACTTTTGGAAGGGTGTTTTGGATATATTTTTCAAGCTTGTGTCTTATCATTGTATCCGCAACGATGCGGGTTTAAATAGAAATTTATACGTGCCCAAATCTAGTTTTTGCTATATATGTCGCTTAAAAAAATTTGTATTTATCTAACTCAAATAAATTATTGTGAGTAGTATTAACTTGTTTATGTTCTGAAGTCAAGTTTGATAAAGCGCTAGGGGAATTTGCAAAACTAAAAGTGAAGCTTATAATTAATAAAAATAGTCTTTTTTCATTGTTTTACCTATGTCTTCTTACTTTGGATTGTATCGGACGACATTAAAATGGGATTAACTAGTATTTAAAATTGGAATAAATAATCAAAAATAGTTTAAAAGTCACATTTAAATACAAAACTATAAGTATGAAGAAAAACCACTTATAAATCAGACTATAAAAAGGTTAAAAGGAGATGAATACAAAGATTTCTACCGCTTAAGACTTAAAAGTTATAGAGTGTTTTATAAAAAAGAATTTGATAGCTTAATCATACTCATTTTAAGAGTTGACGATAGAAAGGATATCTATAAGTAAATTGAAAAGCCATAGGAGAGATAAAATGTAGTTTATATTTTATATGGATGATAATCAACCCATATTAAAAGCGTCGCTATCATAATTAATAACATACAACAATTAAAAATAAATAAAAACTTATAGTTTATTTTGGCTTCTTCGCGATAATGTATTTGTTTCAAAAAAATATAAAGTGAATTTAATACATTCACTATAAAAATGCTTAATATTGATATAACAGTAATTAGCCTATAAATACTTGCCTTATCAATGTTATTTAACACTGATGTTGAAAATGTAAAACTTGCAACAAAAGCTACTATAATAGCTGCAAAGATACCTAGAATTGTTATATAGTCTTTTTGTATATTGTCTAATTTATCTTTTGCATTTTTAATATTTATAATAGCTTCTTCTGAATTTTTATTAGCTTTTTCGGCTATATTTTTTGCATCTTTAAGTTCTTTAATTGTTTTTTCATTATTTTGGTCGCCTTTGATTTCTATTTCTTTCATATATTTAATTTGCAAAATTTCTAATATTACATGGTCATATAGTTTGCAAAAATTTTTATTAAACTCTTCTGAATACATAGCAGAATTTTTTGATACATGTTCTATAGCGATTTCCATTGATTGCATTAAATAATCTAAATCTAGACCCAATGCATTGTCTTTATCTATAGCGGATATAATGATGAATATTTTTGAATATTTATGCCTAAAGCTATCAAGCTTATAAATACTACTTAATTTTTTTAAATTACCATTTAGTCTATGTTGTGCATTTTTTTTATCAAGAGAACCAAATTTGGAAAGAGAGCATATAACATCTTTTATTATTATATGCTCTTCATCTAAAAAGTTGTCAATTTCAGAAAGCATTTTCTTTTATTTGTTTTTTAGAGATTGTATCTCTAAAACCTATGCCATTTTTAAAAACCAAATCCCAAGCATTGCCTTTTTTATGAGTATCGTCAACTAAAAACCATGCATCTTTTGTTCTTTTATCTTCTATGATACTATTTAATAGTTCAGTTTCATATGAAGACATGTTTTTTAAAATACTATCATAGTTCTCATAGTTTGCACCTATTTTAAATGCACCTATATGCGAATATTCATAGTATACACTAGGTATAACTGGTCCAAATTTCCAAGCCTCAAAATCATCCTCAAAAAGTGGTTTATCCATTTTTGTTAAAAACTCATATTGTATATAATAGAGCGTTTTTTGAAGCTGAAGATTGCTAATAGGATTGTTTTCTAGATTGCATTTTGTTAGTATATACTTTGATACATCTAAAGCTTTCATTTTTGCTCCTTTCAAATTTTGAAAATATACTATAACATAAAATTTGAAAAAATCTGTTTAAATTTTATGTAACTTGATGTAATTTATAACAATTTGTATATATAGTTTTGTATTTAAAATGGGACTTTTAAACTATTTTTGATTATTTATTCCTATTTTAATGTCGTCCGATAATATTATAAAACTAATATATTTTATAATATTTAATTTCTTAAATGATTGATTTTTTAGAAAAATATCCTTATACTTGATGATTTTAAATTTCATTTTATTCATTAATATTTCTATCAGAGTAGAATGTTATAATTGATTTATAGGAAGAGGTACGTGACGGTTGTGCTCCCTCTTCCTTATCAACCACACATCTAAATTTAACTATATTTTTATCTTAATTTTATCAATAAATGGTTATTAAAAAGTTTAAATGGTATTATTGACTTTATTCAAATACTCATAGTAATGTCTATTTTTAACATTATTTATATTTTAATTTAGCAAATGCATAGTAAAATATAGATTTATAGATTTTTGTATTTGGTATTAATAAATTTAATGATATTAGGCTTAAATGGAATATATAGATTATTTTGAAACAAAAAATGTTTTATATGTTGAAGATGATGAAAATATAG is a window encoding:
- the queC gene encoding 7-cyano-7-deazaguanine synthase QueC; protein product: MKKALCIISGGMDSTLCAYMAKNEGYEIVALHFDYNQRTMNKERECFNKICNDLNIKKREILDVSFISQIGANALTDTNLEIPKTGISDDIPITYVPFRNGVFLSIAAALAQKENCDAIFIGVVEEDSSGYPDCSEEFIKSMQLSINLGRGTKDTKIVTPLVHLSKADIVKKAISLNVPLELTWSCYESEDKACGKCDSCRLRLNGFKKAGFKDKIPYKE
- a CDS encoding type II toxin-antitoxin system RelE family toxin, which produces MKRLKGDEYKDFYRLRLKSYRVFYKKEFDSLIILILRVDDRKDIYK
- a CDS encoding Panacea domain-containing protein, which encodes MKALDVSKYILTKCNLENNPISNLQLQKTLYYIQYEFLTKMDKPLFEDDFEAWKFGPVIPSVYYEYSHIGAFKIGANYENYDSILKNMSSYETELLNSIIEDKRTKDAWFLVDDTHKKGNAWDLVFKNGIGFRDTISKKQIKENAF
- a CDS encoding type II toxin-antitoxin system RelE/ParE family toxin, which produces MVIKQDDRFKTELKGIFDYIAKDSRQRAVKFKSDLFTKIDNLKDNPKEYRASYYIDNPNARDLIFKGYTIPYLVDDEVIIILGIFKSNLWK
- a CDS encoding type II toxin-antitoxin system RelE/ParE family toxin; this encodes MEIRYSKKFNTELKNILDFISLDSKERAVNFARDLNNRILDATFMPYRFSKNKIINDENIRDLIFKNYVIPFAIKNNCIEILGIYKNNIWKP
- the ybeY gene encoding rRNA maturation RNase YbeY; translation: MIICDDKYPKILDEILKFLSNDDVELVFVDCDEMRRINKENRNIDKTTDVLSFPLEFVYGSVLGSIVINLDLVSKKASELKHTNDDEIALLFIHGLLHILGFDHEIDSGEMRQQEAKIIEHFNLPPSLIVRTQG